In Desulfonatronospira thiodismutans ASO3-1, the sequence TCTCAATACGATCGATTACCTTAAAAAAAACAAGTCTCATCTCAAAATATCCGTTTTGGACAACGAGTCATTGGGAAGAAAAGAGTACTTAAAAGAATTTGAAGGCCTGGAATTCTTTTCTGGAGACATCAGAGACAGCGATCTTGTTGACAGGGTACTTTATGGAGCAGATGCGGTTGTTCATCTAGCCGCCGATACCAGGGTGCTGGATTCCATTGCTGATCCAGTCAAAAATTTTCAGATCAATGTATTAGGGACCTTCAATGTACTTAATGCTGTTCGGAATCACAGCGTGCCCTTACTTGTTAATGCTTCAACAGGCGGAGCAATCCTTGGAGAGGTCTCTCCTCCTGTACATGAAAACATGATACCCGAGCCCATTTCTCCTTACGGTGCATCCAAATTGTCTATTGAGGGTTACTGCTCGGCCTTTAGTGGTTCATACGGAGTCAAGGCTTCTTCATTGCGCTTCTCTAATGTATATGGTCCTAGATCTTACCATAAAGGCAGCGTGGTGGCTGCCTTTTTTAAAAGGATTCTTGCAGATAAACCAATCGATGTTTATGGTGACGGTACCCAGATACGTGACTATGTTTATGTAGATGATATATGCCAAGGTATTTATTCGTCTCTAAATATAGGAGCTGAAGGTGTCTACCAGTTAGGGACGGGAATTCCAACCAGTATCAATCAACTCATTGAGATTATGCAGGACGTTGTTGGCGAATATAGAGATATTAAAGTCAGATACCATGGTTTTCGGGAAGGAGAGATACACACTACATACTGCGATATCTCAAAAGCTGAGAAAGCACTACGATATCATCCCAAAACTGAATTAACGCAAGGTCTCAAACTAACCTGGGAATGGTTTAAAAACTGTACTCAACCGTAACTGAGTTAAAAGTTTCTGGAAAAGTCTGCAATATGAATTATTAACAGGATTTTAGTTTATGCTTATTGTCAATAACGACTTTGTATACATTCACCACCCCAAGACTGGAGGCACATTTGTCACAGAGATGCTGCGCAACATAGCCTTTGAAACAGACGACCTGAACATACTGGAAGTCCCTGTACCCAAACATGCCGGAGTCAGAACAATACCTCCAGAATTCCAAAGACTCCCTATTGTAATCAATGTCAGAAATGTCTTTGAGCATTATGTTTCACGCTATACTTTTCGCTGGTGGGCAGAGCCAAATCGCGCAAAAAATATCTTCGATCTGGACAAGGTAGAAAGAGAATACCCCGGGTTCCCTGATCTGAGCTTTTCGGATTTCTTACGCATGTTCAACCAGTGGCATCTACGGCTGAACGAAAGCAAGAACAGGGCCCAGATATTAACTAACCGTGAACTAGGCTATAACTCCCGGGAATTTATCCGATTGAGCAGCTATGATCCCATGAAATTGCTGGAAACGTTTGATGCATTAACTGATCAGGAACTCAAGGAAAAGTTTAAAGAGTTTCACTTCTTAAGAACAGAAAATCTAAGCCAGGATTTATATAACTTGCTAAAAACATATGGTGTCAGGGAAAACTACCTGACTTTGTTTCTGAATGCTCAACCCATCTTGCCCAAAAAAGGGGGAAGAGGGGAGTTGAAACAGACTTGGCCCGAGTATTTCAGCCCTGAAGACATCGATTTCGTACTTAGAAGAGACCGTCTTTATTTTCGGCTGTTTCCGTATATGCAGCCAAAAAAACGTTGAAATGGCACAAGAAGAAATTGGATGCTGATTCTGAATTCAGGAGCTACTAATGTATTCACCTTTAATTATATTTACACATATACCCAGAGCAGGTGGCACATCTATGTGGAAAACCTTTCGTAGGGTGTATGGCAAGCGCGTCAAAAGAATAAAGGGCCATGGCCTGCTTAAAACTAGAGAAATCACAGCACAGATTCTAAAAGAAAGTCCTCATGACTATGATGTAGTGGGAGGACATGTGCGGTATGGTGTTGGAGAAAACTGCACTGATCGTCCTTATCAATATTTTACAGTCTTGCGTGATCCTACTCATGCTCTATTATCACGATACTATAAGCTGTTACAGCCTGAAGTCCAGGAAAGAAAAGCAAAAAGAGATCCAGGAGATTATGAAGATAACCTCAGAAAGATTAAAAAGATAGTAAGCTCTCCTGAAGAACTGCTACAAAACAGCAACCATTTGTTATTGCGTTTTATACTAGGCATAGATGAAGATAATGAAACTCAGGTCACCAGGGACCACTTGGAATTAGCAAAAATCAGATTAAAGCACGAATATGTCTGTTTCGGGCTTGTGGAACGCTACCAGGAAAGCATGGAGCTCATATCAAGATCTTTGAGGTGGGAAGCCATCCCTATGGCTGAACAATGTAATACAGGCGGGAACAGACCCGACGTGCATGACCCCAAACTTATTGAGTTGGGCCGGCAGGTCAATGCCCTGGATTACGAACTTTATTCCTATGCTGAACAGCTTTTCAGTGAGCGTTTACGCCAAATCAGATCTTAAAGGGATCCCGGATGTCACTAGCTTACTTGAAATACAAACTGGGCACCAAAAGGCTCAAAAACATAATTCATCCTTCAATAAAGGATGGGTACATTTATATTTCAAACCCCAAGGCAGCCTGTTCCTCAATAAAGCTGTATCTGGCTAGGTGCATGACAAACAACCCCGAATTCACACCTGTAAGTCTGCATAAAAGAAAACACCTGCCCTTTGATGATCCTGGCAACCTGACTAATGATAATCTTGAAAGACTGTTCAATGGGAACTATTTTGTTTTTACGTTTGTAAGGCACCCTTTAAAAAGGGTGGTCTCAGCTTATGGAGACAAAATTGCTGGCAACAGATTCCAAAAAAAAGAAATACTTGCCCTACTTGGGAACAACCCGGATGAACTTGAAAAACCAGTATCCTTTGATGAATTTGTCAAAGCAATCACCTCCCAAAAACCTGAAAAGTTAAACCCTCACTGGCGTCCTCAAGTTCATAACCTTTACCCGAATATTATTAAATATAATTTCATAGGCCACCTGGAAACATTTGACACTGATTTCAACTATGTCAGAAATAAGCTCAACCTTCCAGTTTTTCCGGTAAAACGTCAAAACGTCAAATCGTTCAAAGCAGAGCCAGAAGCACTTCTTAATCCATTTAATAGATTCAGGCTGGCACGCTTGTATGCCAAAGACTTTGTCCGTTTTGGTTACCGCCCCCAAGGAATAGAATATCTGGGAGTGTTGCTTGGATATCTGCCCGGTAATACCGGTTTGATGCTGAGAAGGGGCAAGAAATTGCTGACAAAATTGATTCCAGCAGGAAAGTAAATACTCATCTGTTATGAAACTGTCACGGACAGTCGGCAGTTGACAGGCCTTTGTTCAGCGACTCTTTGAGAGTGCCTTTATGAGGTAAATGCTAAAAGCCTTTTTCCCGATCACGCCCTGACAAGAGATGATAAATGAAACAAAAACATCTTTTTTCTGAAAACCCTTTGATAATATTCACCCATATTCCCCGGGCCGGTGGAACTTCCATGTGGCAAATTTTCCGATCTGTTTACGGTGAAAGGGTCAAACGCATATCAGGAAAAGGCCCTGCCGGGACAAGGGAGGCGGTTGCAAAGCTTCTTAAGAGCGAGCCCTTTGGTTACGATGTACTTGGTGGACATGTACCCTGCGGAATAGGGCAGAACTGTGTTAACCGCCCGTATCAATATTTTACGGTCTTGCGCGATCCCACTAATGTAGTGCTCTCCAGGTATTACAAAAGGACTGATCCACAGGTGCAGCAAAGGAAAGCTTATAACCAGCCAGGTGAATTTGAAGAAAACCTGAGAAAGATGAAAAATAGATCCGTGATGGGACCGGAGGAATTTATCAGGAAGAATAATAATCCCCTGATAAGATTTCTAAGTGATGACGAAATCCGGACGGGGGAAAATCTGATTACTAGAGAGCACCTTGAAGCAGTCAAAAGCAGGCTCCAGAAAGATTACATCTGCTTAGGGTTTGTGGAGCGCTACCAGGAAAGTGTGAAGTTGATCGCTCAAGCTTTGGGCTGGAAAAAAGTGCCCCAAGCCCAGCAGCGCAACACCGGTGGAAACAGGCCCCGAGAGTACGACTCAGCACTTGTTGAACTCGGTCGGGAGATTAATAAACTGGACTACGAACTTTATTCCTTTGCTGAAAAATTGTTCGACGGATGGCTGAAAGACAGCCTTACCAAGCGGTAGGGAACTGCATGAGCTCGTATTCAGGCTATGCAAACAATGTTTTCCTGCAACAAGATGTAAACAGGTTTGGAAAAATTCCTTAATGGATAGAGCATATGAATTTGGCTATGGGGTTTTGCCGGCACAGAATTAAAGGATGTAAAATATGTTACGTTCTGACGTCAATGACTTAAAAAATCAGAGCTCTGAAGAAGAGACTCCTGAGCGGGAAATACTGGCCCTTCGTCGGCGTAAAAGCCTTTACCCGCAGACCCTGGAACAGATGAAAAATATCTGGCCTTTTGCCAAGCCCATGCCTGCTGGACCAGAAGATACCCGGAAAGCTTCTGTAGCCGTTGTGGTCAACTTTTCCCTCAAAACTTCCGGATATGAGTTCGTTTCAAGGTATACGGCCGAGCTTGTTTCCCGTTTGGTCCGGAACGGGGCGAAGCCGGTCCTGCTGGATCTAGCGAATGAACAGCGAAACGACAATACACGCATTGCAGTTGAATCCCTTTGGCCACAGGGATCAATCGTATATGAACAAGTGGAAGAGCCTGATGTTCCTCCCTCATATGGCCCCTTGGCCAGGACCGCCAGCATGGCGTATCGGCTCTATGAATGGCTCAAGAAACGCGACTTTGACGCTGTGCACGGCCCTGATAATTTAGGCGTTCTCAGCCTTTGTCTTCGGGCCAGACAACAGGGCATCGCCTTTGCAAAGACAAGATTCGTTGTGCATCCAGCAGATGCTCTTTTGCAAAAATGTCTGGATGAATATCAGAATCTCAACAATGTGCTCTCCCTGCCCAGAATATACATGGAATCGAGCAGTCTTGAGATGGCCGATACCGTACCCGTGACCGGCCGTTACGGCCTGCGCAGACTTCTGGAGGCCGGGATTAATCTCAGGCCGGGCCAGGTTGAACACTGCCCTATACCTCATGATTCCAAAGCAGCCAGAGAGCAATTCCAGGGGGTGCAGTCCGGGGAATTCCGCCGGGTGCTCTGTCTGCCCGGGGTTTCCAGGCGGGGAACAGCCTTGTTCTGCAAAGCCCTGAACCGCGGTTTTCCAGGGACCTCTGCTTCATTCGCCGTGGAATTTGCTGTTCCAGATGACTATCAAAAAGATTTGGCCTCCTATGCAAAGGCCCTGCTTTCAGGCCGGAGTGAGCAGACTGTTGTCAGATCCGTGCCGGACCGCAGATCGCTGGTACGCCTGTTGAGCGAGAACCCGGATACCTTATGCGTGTTCCCGGTTATTGACGAATGGAACATTTACCAGTTGATGGACCTGGCTGCGGCCGGGCTGCCGCTTGTGGCAGCGGATCAACACAAGGCCCGAGATCTTCTGGACGAAGAAACAGCAAAACATTCTACCTGCGCGCCTCTGCCCGATGCCATCGCCAGGCACATCCGTGAAGTACTCAAAGGCAGGGCATGTTATGCCCGGGTGCAGAGCGAGGGAGACCTTCCTGCATCATGGATCAGCCCCGGTGAACCGAAAACAAGCACCGAAGAACAAGGCGAGCCCCCTCTGGTTACCGTATGTCTCATGCATTTCGAACGACCTCACCTGCTGGAACAGGCCCTGGCATCGGTTGAAAATCAAGTTTATACCAATCTAGAGGTGGTGCTTGTTGATGACGGCAGCCTGAAGAAGGAGTCCATCCAGAAATTAGAAGAGCTCAAGGCCAGGTTCCAGGAAAAAGGATGGAACATCATACGGCAGCAGAACCGCTTTCTGGGAGCAGCGAGAAATACTGCAGCCATGGAGGCTCGCGGCCGGTATCTGTATTTTCTGGACGACGACAACATTCTAAAACCTCACGCCCTGGAAACCATGATCAGAGTTGCCGAACATATGCCTGCCGACATTGTGACTGCC encodes:
- a CDS encoding NAD-dependent epimerase/dehydratase family protein, with translation MDKVVITGGCGFIGLNTIDYLKKNKSHLKISVLDNESLGRKEYLKEFEGLEFFSGDIRDSDLVDRVLYGADAVVHLAADTRVLDSIADPVKNFQINVLGTFNVLNAVRNHSVPLLVNASTGGAILGEVSPPVHENMIPEPISPYGASKLSIEGYCSAFSGSYGVKASSLRFSNVYGPRSYHKGSVVAAFFKRILADKPIDVYGDGTQIRDYVYVDDICQGIYSSLNIGAEGVYQLGTGIPTSINQLIEIMQDVVGEYRDIKVRYHGFREGEIHTTYCDISKAEKALRYHPKTELTQGLKLTWEWFKNCTQP
- a CDS encoding sulfotransferase family protein; amino-acid sequence: MKYKLGTKRLKNIIHPSIKDGYIYISNPKAACSSIKLYLARCMTNNPEFTPVSLHKRKHLPFDDPGNLTNDNLERLFNGNYFVFTFVRHPLKRVVSAYGDKIAGNRFQKKEILALLGNNPDELEKPVSFDEFVKAITSQKPEKLNPHWRPQVHNLYPNIIKYNFIGHLETFDTDFNYVRNKLNLPVFPVKRQNVKSFKAEPEALLNPFNRFRLARLYAKDFVRFGYRPQGIEYLGVLLGYLPGNTGLMLRRGKKLLTKLIPAGK
- a CDS encoding sulfotransferase family 2 domain-containing protein; the encoded protein is MKQKHLFSENPLIIFTHIPRAGGTSMWQIFRSVYGERVKRISGKGPAGTREAVAKLLKSEPFGYDVLGGHVPCGIGQNCVNRPYQYFTVLRDPTNVVLSRYYKRTDPQVQQRKAYNQPGEFEENLRKMKNRSVMGPEEFIRKNNNPLIRFLSDDEIRTGENLITREHLEAVKSRLQKDYICLGFVERYQESVKLIAQALGWKKVPQAQQRNTGGNRPREYDSALVELGREINKLDYELYSFAEKLFDGWLKDSLTKR
- a CDS encoding glycosyltransferase, translating into MLRSDVNDLKNQSSEEETPEREILALRRRKSLYPQTLEQMKNIWPFAKPMPAGPEDTRKASVAVVVNFSLKTSGYEFVSRYTAELVSRLVRNGAKPVLLDLANEQRNDNTRIAVESLWPQGSIVYEQVEEPDVPPSYGPLARTASMAYRLYEWLKKRDFDAVHGPDNLGVLSLCLRARQQGIAFAKTRFVVHPADALLQKCLDEYQNLNNVLSLPRIYMESSSLEMADTVPVTGRYGLRRLLEAGINLRPGQVEHCPIPHDSKAAREQFQGVQSGEFRRVLCLPGVSRRGTALFCKALNRGFPGTSASFAVEFAVPDDYQKDLASYAKALLSGRSEQTVVRSVPDRRSLVRLLSENPDTLCVFPVIDEWNIYQLMDLAAAGLPLVAADQHKARDLLDEETAKHSTCAPLPDAIARHIREVLKGRACYARVQSEGDLPASWISPGEPKTSTEEQGEPPLVTVCLMHFERPHLLEQALASVENQVYTNLEVVLVDDGSLKKESIQKLEELKARFQEKGWNIIRQQNRFLGAARNTAAMEARGRYLYFLDDDNILKPHALETMIRVAEHMPADIVTALSDAFEGDTPPASDATASRRIIQIGDDLSYGIFRNSFGDSNALVRRSVFLELGGNTEDYAVGKDDQEFFARAVLSGCRLTIVPEALYWARQMSARLRTLHFNPRAGHVRVCRAYLPHVPPKLRPLLLLSTGLMEESFEGRDITLRGFILHKIKRFARTRFGAWLRFGILGPFLRWRRELRMKNIR